A DNA window from Polyodon spathula isolate WHYD16114869_AA chromosome 34, ASM1765450v1, whole genome shotgun sequence contains the following coding sequences:
- the LOC121303621 gene encoding adenylate kinase isoenzyme 1 isoform X3: MADKLKNSKIIFVVGGPGSGKGTQCERIVQKYGYTHLSTGDLLRAEVSSGSERGKKLSAIMEKGELVPLDTVLDMLKDAMIAKVDVSKGFLIDGYPREVKQGEEFEKKIGAPTLLLYIDAGAETMVKRLLKRGETSGRVDDNEETIKKRLDTYYKATEPVIAFYEGRGIVRKMNAEGSVDDVFGQVSIALDAL, encoded by the exons ATGGCAG ATAAACTGAAGAACAGCAAGATCATCTTTGTAGTCG GTGGTCCCGGCTCTGGCAAAGGCACCCAGTGTGAAAGGATCGTCCAGAAGTATGGCTACACCCACCTGTCCACCGGTGACCTGCTCAGGGCAGAGGTCAGCTCAGGTTCAGAGAGAGGCAAGAAGTTGTCTGCCATCATGGAGAAGGGCGAGCTCGTACCCCTG GACACTGTTCTGGACATGCTGAAGGATGCCATGATTGCCAAGGTTGACGTATCCAAGGGCTTCCTGATCGACGGCTATCCCCGCGAGGTCAAGCAGGGAGAGGAGTTTGAGAAGAAG ATTGGTGCACCCACTCTGCTGCTGTACATTGATGCCGGTGCTGAAACCATGGTGAAGAGGCTTTTGAAGCGCGGAGAGACCAGCGGCCGCGTGGATGACAATGAGGAGACCATCAAGAAGCGCCTAGACACCTACTACAAGGCCACCGAGCCTGTCATCGCCTTCTACGAGGGCCGCGGCATCGTCAGGAAG ATGAACGCAGAGGGCAGTGTGGATGATGTCTTCGGCCAGGTCTCCATAGCCCTTGATGCCTTGTAG
- the LOC121303621 gene encoding adenylate kinase isoenzyme 1 isoform X2 has product MGNSCSSDLATKVGSVSKADKLKNSKIIFVVGGPGSGKGTQCERIVQKYGYTHLSTGDLLRAEVSSGSERGKKLSAIMEKGELVPLDTVLDMLKDAMIAKVDVSKGFLIDGYPREVKQGEEFEKKIGAPTLLLYIDAGAETMVKRLLKRGETSGRVDDNEETIKKRLDTYYKATEPVIAFYEGRGIVRKMNAEGSVDDVFGQVSIALDAL; this is encoded by the exons ATGGGAAACAGTTGTTCTTCTGATTTAGCAACAAAAGTTGGGTCTGTCTCCAAAGCAG ATAAACTGAAGAACAGCAAGATCATCTTTGTAGTCG GTGGTCCCGGCTCTGGCAAAGGCACCCAGTGTGAAAGGATCGTCCAGAAGTATGGCTACACCCACCTGTCCACCGGTGACCTGCTCAGGGCAGAGGTCAGCTCAGGTTCAGAGAGAGGCAAGAAGTTGTCTGCCATCATGGAGAAGGGCGAGCTCGTACCCCTG GACACTGTTCTGGACATGCTGAAGGATGCCATGATTGCCAAGGTTGACGTATCCAAGGGCTTCCTGATCGACGGCTATCCCCGCGAGGTCAAGCAGGGAGAGGAGTTTGAGAAGAAG ATTGGTGCACCCACTCTGCTGCTGTACATTGATGCCGGTGCTGAAACCATGGTGAAGAGGCTTTTGAAGCGCGGAGAGACCAGCGGCCGCGTGGATGACAATGAGGAGACCATCAAGAAGCGCCTAGACACCTACTACAAGGCCACCGAGCCTGTCATCGCCTTCTACGAGGGCCGCGGCATCGTCAGGAAG ATGAACGCAGAGGGCAGTGTGGATGATGTCTTCGGCCAGGTCTCCATAGCCCTTGATGCCTTGTAG